From the genome of Phyllostomus discolor isolate MPI-MPIP mPhyDis1 chromosome 12, mPhyDis1.pri.v3, whole genome shotgun sequence, one region includes:
- the CD37 gene encoding leukocyte antigen CD37 isoform X1 translates to MSSAQESCLSLIKYLLFVFNLFFFVLGSLVFCFGIWILVDKTSFVSFVGLSFMPLQIWSKALAISGILTMGLALLGCLGALKELRCLLGLYFGILLLLFVTQITLGILISTQRTRLERKVKDIIQETIQNYYANPENTEAEESWDYVQFQLRCCGWNSPEDWYRVPSLSSNESVYHVPCSCRNSSVTNDSSVLDMISPTQFSQIGPLARPQHSTELCTVPANSNTYREGCSRSLQKWLHNNLISIVGICLGVGLLEVSVAGLTLLVPRRALRGDPPPQVPAADGWCPEPGLSADGGGVQSGSGRSGSLWGGWGMADACPNWVDKVPQGKLPMALGPWPLWEQDEEQPEIRSTGAEVEAETELQAEAERETDEPPK, encoded by the exons ATGTCCTCGGCCCAGGAAAGCTGCCTCAGCCTCATCAAGTACCTCCTCTTCGTCTTCAACCTCTTCTTTTTT GTCCTCGGCAGCCTGGTTTTCTGTTTCGGGATCTGGATCCTTGTGGACAAGACCAGCTTCGTGTCATTTGTGG GCTTGTCCTTCATGCCCCTGCAGATCTGGTCCAAGGCCCTGGCCATCTCAGGAATCCTCACCATGGGCCTTGCCCTTCTGGGCTGTCTGGGGGCCCTGAAGGAGCTCCGCTGCCTCCTGGGCCTG TATTTTGGGATACTGCTGCTCCTGTTTGTCACGCAGATCACCCTGGGGATCCTCATCTCCACTCAGCGGACCCGG CTGGAGCGGAAGGTGAAGGACATCATACAGGAGACGATCCAGAACTACTATGCCAACCCGGAGAATACCGAGGCAGAGGAGAGCTGGGACTATGTGCAGTTTCAG CTGCGCTGCTGCGGCTGGAACTCTCCTGAGGACTGGTACCGTGTCCCCAGCCTGAGCAGCAACGAGTCGGTGTACCATGTGCCCTGCTCCTGCCGTAACTCATCGGTGACCAACGACTCCTCAGTCTTGGATATGATCTCCCCGACCCAGTTCAGCCAAATTGGACCACTGGCCCGGCCCCAGCACAGTACAGAGCTTTGCACGGTCCCTGCAAACAGCAATACCTATCGCGAG GGCTGCTCGCGGAGCCTGCAGAAGTGGTTGCACAACAACCTCATCTCCATCGTGGGCATTTGTCTGGGCGTCGGTCTACTCGAG GTGAGTGTGGCGGGGCTGACCCTGCTAGTGCCACGCAGAGCGCTCCGCGGGGACCCGCCACCGCAGGTGCCGGCCGCCGACGGTTGGTGCCCCGAGCCCGGCCTGAGCGCCGATGGCGGTGGCGTGCAGAGCGGCAGCGGGCGTAGCGGCAGTCTGTGGGGTGGCTGGGGCATGGCGGATGCTTGCCCCAACTGGGTGGACAAAGTCCCACAGGGCAAGCTGCCcatggccctggggccctggccgcTTTGGGAGCAAGATGAGGAACAGCCTGAGATCCGGAGCACGGGTGCGGAGGTGGAGGCCGAGACAGAATTACAGGcggaggcagaaagggagacagaTGAGCCTCCAAAATAA
- the CD37 gene encoding leukocyte antigen CD37 isoform X3 — protein MSSAQESCLSLIKYLLFVFNLFFFVLGSLVFCFGIWILVDKTSFVSFVGLSFMPLQIWSKALAISGILTMGLALLGCLGALKELRCLLGLYFGILLLLFVTQITLGILISTQRTRLERKVKDIIQETIQNYYANPENTEAEESWDYVQFQLRCCGWNSPEDWYRVPSLSSNESVYHVPCSCRNSSVTNDSSVLDMISPTQFSQIGPLARPQHSTELCTVPANSNTYREGCSRSLQKWLHNNLISIVGICLGVGLLELGFMSLSIFLCRNLDQLYDRLARYR, from the exons ATGTCCTCGGCCCAGGAAAGCTGCCTCAGCCTCATCAAGTACCTCCTCTTCGTCTTCAACCTCTTCTTTTTT GTCCTCGGCAGCCTGGTTTTCTGTTTCGGGATCTGGATCCTTGTGGACAAGACCAGCTTCGTGTCATTTGTGG GCTTGTCCTTCATGCCCCTGCAGATCTGGTCCAAGGCCCTGGCCATCTCAGGAATCCTCACCATGGGCCTTGCCCTTCTGGGCTGTCTGGGGGCCCTGAAGGAGCTCCGCTGCCTCCTGGGCCTG TATTTTGGGATACTGCTGCTCCTGTTTGTCACGCAGATCACCCTGGGGATCCTCATCTCCACTCAGCGGACCCGG CTGGAGCGGAAGGTGAAGGACATCATACAGGAGACGATCCAGAACTACTATGCCAACCCGGAGAATACCGAGGCAGAGGAGAGCTGGGACTATGTGCAGTTTCAG CTGCGCTGCTGCGGCTGGAACTCTCCTGAGGACTGGTACCGTGTCCCCAGCCTGAGCAGCAACGAGTCGGTGTACCATGTGCCCTGCTCCTGCCGTAACTCATCGGTGACCAACGACTCCTCAGTCTTGGATATGATCTCCCCGACCCAGTTCAGCCAAATTGGACCACTGGCCCGGCCCCAGCACAGTACAGAGCTTTGCACGGTCCCTGCAAACAGCAATACCTATCGCGAG GGCTGCTCGCGGAGCCTGCAGAAGTGGTTGCACAACAACCTCATCTCCATCGTGGGCATTTGTCTGGGCGTCGGTCTACTCGAG CTCGGCTTCATGTCGCTGTCCATATTCCTGTGCAGAAACCTGGACCAACTCTACGACAGGCTCGCCCGGTACCGCtag
- the CD37 gene encoding leukocyte antigen CD37 isoform X2, which translates to MPLQIWSKALAISGILTMGLALLGCLGALKELRCLLGLYFGILLLLFVTQITLGILISTQRTRLERKVKDIIQETIQNYYANPENTEAEESWDYVQFQLRCCGWNSPEDWYRVPSLSSNESVYHVPCSCRNSSVTNDSSVLDMISPTQFSQIGPLARPQHSTELCTVPANSNTYREGCSRSLQKWLHNNLISIVGICLGVGLLEVSVAGLTLLVPRRALRGDPPPQVPAADGWCPEPGLSADGGGVQSGSGRSGSLWGGWGMADACPNWVDKVPQGKLPMALGPWPLWEQDEEQPEIRSTGAEVEAETELQAEAERETDEPPK; encoded by the exons ATGCCCCTGCAGATCTGGTCCAAGGCCCTGGCCATCTCAGGAATCCTCACCATGGGCCTTGCCCTTCTGGGCTGTCTGGGGGCCCTGAAGGAGCTCCGCTGCCTCCTGGGCCTG TATTTTGGGATACTGCTGCTCCTGTTTGTCACGCAGATCACCCTGGGGATCCTCATCTCCACTCAGCGGACCCGG CTGGAGCGGAAGGTGAAGGACATCATACAGGAGACGATCCAGAACTACTATGCCAACCCGGAGAATACCGAGGCAGAGGAGAGCTGGGACTATGTGCAGTTTCAG CTGCGCTGCTGCGGCTGGAACTCTCCTGAGGACTGGTACCGTGTCCCCAGCCTGAGCAGCAACGAGTCGGTGTACCATGTGCCCTGCTCCTGCCGTAACTCATCGGTGACCAACGACTCCTCAGTCTTGGATATGATCTCCCCGACCCAGTTCAGCCAAATTGGACCACTGGCCCGGCCCCAGCACAGTACAGAGCTTTGCACGGTCCCTGCAAACAGCAATACCTATCGCGAG GGCTGCTCGCGGAGCCTGCAGAAGTGGTTGCACAACAACCTCATCTCCATCGTGGGCATTTGTCTGGGCGTCGGTCTACTCGAG GTGAGTGTGGCGGGGCTGACCCTGCTAGTGCCACGCAGAGCGCTCCGCGGGGACCCGCCACCGCAGGTGCCGGCCGCCGACGGTTGGTGCCCCGAGCCCGGCCTGAGCGCCGATGGCGGTGGCGTGCAGAGCGGCAGCGGGCGTAGCGGCAGTCTGTGGGGTGGCTGGGGCATGGCGGATGCTTGCCCCAACTGGGTGGACAAAGTCCCACAGGGCAAGCTGCCcatggccctggggccctggccgcTTTGGGAGCAAGATGAGGAACAGCCTGAGATCCGGAGCACGGGTGCGGAGGTGGAGGCCGAGACAGAATTACAGGcggaggcagaaagggagacagaTGAGCCTCCAAAATAA